A DNA window from Iodobacter ciconiae contains the following coding sequences:
- a CDS encoding DUF2065 domain-containing protein, translating to MIDSLLLAFALMLVFEGIMPFALPSVWRSAMQKMAELDDFKIRLIGLGCLLAGLVLALLAR from the coding sequence GTGATTGATTCTTTGCTTCTGGCCTTTGCATTGATGCTTGTTTTTGAAGGAATTATGCCTTTTGCACTTCCTTCGGTGTGGCGTAGTGCAATGCAAAAAATGGCAGAATTAGACGATTTTAAAATTCGTTTAATTGGTTTGGGGTGTTTGCTCGCAGGTTTAGTGCTGGCATTATTGGCTCGCTAG
- the hisS gene encoding histidine--tRNA ligase, translating to MSNQIQGIRGMNDVLPDESPVWLYFEQVTREWLAAYGYKNIRMPIVESTHLFVRGVGEHTDIVEKEMYSFEDKLNGEKLTLRPEGTAGCVRACIEHGLLYNQTQRLWYMGPMYRHERPQKGRYRQFHQIGVEAFGMASPDVDAEIILMLADLWQRLGLKNVSLEINSLGDKEERAAHREALIRYLEQFVDVLDEDGKRRLYTNPLRVLDTKNPALQEMAENAPKLSDFLGEESRLHFEGLKALLDVAGISYRVNSRLVRGLDYYNRTVFEWVTSDLGSQGTIAGGGRYDTLVEMLGGKPCPAVGFGMGIERILLLIEEQSVAVSLAVPDVYIVHQGDAAARLAFVTAQQLRTTGLNVILHCGGGSFKSQFKKADASQARFAVVIGETEAETLTANIKTLNGEGAGEQRTVALAELAMTISNTHEGK from the coding sequence ATGTCTAATCAAATCCAAGGTATTCGCGGCATGAACGATGTTCTGCCGGATGAGTCGCCTGTCTGGCTTTATTTTGAACAAGTTACGCGCGAGTGGCTGGCAGCTTATGGTTATAAAAACATTCGTATGCCGATTGTTGAGTCAACCCATTTGTTTGTGCGTGGTGTAGGTGAGCATACCGACATTGTAGAAAAGGAAATGTATTCCTTTGAAGACAAGCTCAATGGTGAAAAACTGACTCTGCGCCCTGAGGGTACGGCAGGCTGCGTACGTGCCTGTATCGAGCATGGCTTGCTTTACAATCAAACCCAGCGCCTTTGGTATATGGGGCCGATGTATCGTCATGAACGCCCGCAAAAGGGGCGTTATCGTCAGTTTCACCAGATTGGTGTTGAAGCTTTTGGTATGGCAAGTCCTGACGTGGATGCTGAAATTATCCTGATGCTGGCAGATCTTTGGCAGCGGCTGGGGCTAAAGAATGTCAGTCTGGAAATTAATTCTTTAGGTGATAAAGAAGAGCGTGCGGCGCACCGTGAAGCCTTGATCCGATATCTGGAGCAATTTGTTGATGTTTTGGATGAGGATGGTAAACGCCGTCTTTACACTAATCCGTTACGTGTTCTGGATACAAAAAACCCTGCTTTGCAGGAAATGGCTGAAAATGCACCTAAATTAAGTGACTTTTTGGGTGAAGAATCCCGCCTGCATTTTGAAGGTTTGAAAGCTTTACTTGATGTAGCTGGAATTAGCTACCGCGTTAATTCGCGCCTGGTGCGTGGTCTGGATTATTACAATCGAACGGTATTTGAGTGGGTGACCAGTGATCTGGGCTCGCAGGGCACGATTGCCGGTGGAGGTCGTTATGACACACTGGTTGAGATGCTGGGAGGAAAGCCTTGCCCTGCTGTCGGTTTTGGTATGGGTATTGAGCGCATTTTGCTCTTGATTGAAGAGCAATCTGTTGCCGTATCCCTCGCTGTGCCCGATGTTTATATTGTTCATCAGGGTGATGCTGCGGCTCGTCTGGCTTTTGTTACTGCACAGCAGCTGCGTACGACAGGGCTGAATGTTATCTTGCATTGCGGTGGGGGGAGTTTTAAATCCCAGTTTAAAAAAGCCGATGCCAGCCAGGCACGGTTTGCTGTGGTGATTGGCGAAACAGAGGCAGAAACGCTGACTGCCAACATTAAAACGCTTAATGGTGAAGGTGCGGGTGAACAGCGCACGGTTGCCCTTGCCGAACTTGCAATGACTATCTCCAATACACACGAAGGGAAGTAA
- the hflK gene encoding FtsH protease activity modulator HflK, whose translation MSQNDPQWGGRRNGPPDLDEIIRNITSKISRLLGGDGAPGGNTRGGAGAAVVVAVAVAVLWAASGFYVVDERENAVIMRFGRYVETVEKPGLHWHLPWPVESREIVNMTEIRSLEVGSPGGEGRAGDESMMLTGDQNILEVRLEVQYNLKSAHDFVFFNRTTDRDAKDLVKQIAQTAIREVVGKNKVDYVLNEGRGKIGEDTKEIVQNLLDRYGVGVAVSRVNISDVQPPDQVQAAFSDAVKARQDKARLINEGTAYANDVIPKAGGMAARLSEESEGYRSRVVSQAEGDASRFKQVAAEYAKAPQVTRDRMYFDTMQQVFQNTTKLLIDQKSNGNLLYLPLDKLMQMTSPAAAPALAAEAAKVAEPAADVAANHNVRANVRDGR comes from the coding sequence ATGAGTCAAAATGACCCGCAATGGGGTGGTCGCCGTAATGGTCCGCCTGATCTGGATGAAATCATTCGTAATATCACAAGTAAAATATCCCGCCTTCTAGGCGGAGATGGAGCCCCAGGGGGAAATACCCGGGGTGGCGCCGGTGCTGCTGTGGTTGTGGCAGTTGCAGTTGCTGTGCTGTGGGCTGCATCCGGTTTTTATGTCGTTGACGAGCGGGAAAATGCCGTCATTATGCGCTTTGGTCGTTATGTGGAAACGGTTGAAAAGCCGGGCTTGCACTGGCATTTGCCGTGGCCGGTTGAATCGCGTGAAATTGTGAATATGACTGAAATTCGCAGCCTGGAGGTTGGCAGCCCCGGTGGTGAGGGCCGCGCTGGGGATGAATCCATGATGCTGACAGGAGATCAGAATATCCTCGAAGTACGCTTGGAAGTGCAGTACAACCTTAAATCCGCGCATGATTTTGTGTTTTTTAACCGCACAACAGATCGTGATGCGAAAGATTTGGTTAAACAGATTGCACAAACTGCGATTCGTGAAGTCGTGGGTAAAAACAAAGTTGATTACGTGCTCAATGAAGGGCGCGGTAAGATCGGTGAAGATACCAAGGAAATCGTGCAAAACCTGCTTGATCGTTATGGCGTGGGTGTAGCGGTTTCTCGCGTGAATATCTCGGACGTGCAGCCGCCTGATCAGGTGCAGGCCGCATTTTCTGATGCAGTAAAAGCGCGTCAGGATAAAGCGCGTCTGATCAATGAAGGTACGGCTTACGCGAACGATGTGATTCCTAAAGCGGGGGGTATGGCTGCGCGTCTTTCCGAGGAGTCCGAAGGTTATCGCTCACGTGTTGTGTCACAGGCTGAAGGGGATGCGTCCCGCTTTAAGCAGGTTGCTGCCGAGTATGCCAAAGCGCCTCAGGTCACACGGGATCGGATGTACTTCGATACCATGCAGCAGGTTTTCCAAAACACAACCAAGCTGCTGATTGATCAAAAATCAAATGGAAACTTGCTTTACCTGCCTTTGGATAAATTGATGCAAATGACTTCACCTGCCGCAGCACCTGCTCTGGCAGCAGAGGCTGCAAAAGTGGCAGAACCCGCTGCTGATGTGGCTGCTAATCATAATGTTCGTGCCAATGTGCGCGACGGCCGCTAA
- a CDS encoding YfgM family protein, with amino-acid sequence MAFDLQEQEQIAEFKAWWESWGKFIAMGLIAVLVAYLGWKGWSAYLTSQSAKAGVLYAELDKRAEAKDVVKMKPAVEQLKKNYAGSAYAPRAALLLAKASVEASDVPAAMAQLQWVVANAKEAGLRDVARLRLAAVQLDQKKFDDALSTLKSNEETSFAGLFFEAKGDVLLIKGDKAAARESYKQAVVKLPKDAPNVKFVEVKLEALGNS; translated from the coding sequence ATGGCTTTCGATCTACAAGAACAAGAGCAAATTGCAGAATTCAAGGCATGGTGGGAGAGTTGGGGCAAGTTTATTGCCATGGGCCTGATTGCTGTTTTGGTTGCTTATTTAGGCTGGAAAGGCTGGAGTGCTTATCTGACATCGCAGTCAGCCAAGGCGGGGGTACTGTACGCTGAGCTGGATAAACGGGCTGAGGCAAAAGATGTCGTAAAGATGAAGCCTGCCGTTGAGCAATTGAAAAAAAATTATGCTGGCTCTGCCTATGCGCCGCGTGCTGCTTTGCTTTTGGCTAAAGCCAGCGTAGAGGCCAGTGATGTGCCTGCTGCTATGGCTCAATTGCAATGGGTTGTTGCCAATGCAAAAGAAGCGGGGCTGCGTGATGTCGCGCGTTTACGTCTGGCGGCTGTGCAGCTGGATCAGAAAAAATTTGATGACGCTCTGTCCACACTGAAATCCAATGAAGAAACGAGTTTTGCAGGCCTGTTTTTTGAAGCAAAAGGCGATGTCCTGTTAATTAAAGGTGATAAGGCGGCTGCACGTGAATCCTATAAACAAGCAGTGGTTAAATTGCCAAAAGATGCACCTAACGTGAAGTTTGTAGAAGTGAAACTGGAAGCCCTGGGGAATTCTTGA
- the hfq gene encoding RNA chaperone Hfq, with the protein MSTKGQMLQDPFLNVLRKEHVPVYIYLVNGIKLQGQIESFDQYVVLLRNNVTQMVYKHAISTVVPSRPVSIPHEHAGQLPPVTDVVVDA; encoded by the coding sequence ATGAGTACTAAGGGGCAAATGTTGCAAGATCCGTTTTTGAATGTGCTGCGTAAAGAGCACGTACCTGTTTACATTTATCTTGTAAACGGGATTAAATTGCAGGGGCAAATTGAGTCTTTTGACCAGTACGTCGTCTTGCTGCGCAATAATGTGACGCAGATGGTTTATAAGCATGCAATCTCCACTGTTGTGCCTTCGCGTCCGGTATCTATCCCGCATGAACATGCAGGTCAGTTGCCACCTGTGACAGATGTTGTGGTTGATGCTTAA
- the bamB gene encoding outer membrane protein assembly factor BamB gives MQDFYRLAIAVSLLGLSACSTVSNAPEPAPLPVISQSLPVASQWRAPVGDETLFRFVPAVDGDLVVVAGTPDKLQALDVASGKNRWQIRTEQPIAGGVGLGEGVIAVGSVKGVVLAYDRAGKFLWRAQASSEVMAPPAVGKGIVVVKTGDGRVSAYSAADGKQLWQYQKQLPALILRNYAAVTISGNVVYAGLSGGRLVALSLQDGRVLWDSPVAIPRGATELERVTDVVAPPVVDGRLVCAVAYQGRVACFDAASGSAAWTRELSSWSGLAMDYRYVYVVDAAGNVNAFERESGRSVWRQDKLAARSVTAPAVLGKYLVVADFAGYTHFLNTEDGSFVAQLATDGARIAVSPLVVGEHLLVQTLSGNVFSIGLSK, from the coding sequence ATGCAAGATTTTTATCGTCTAGCTATTGCTGTTTCTTTATTGGGCTTGTCGGCATGCAGCACGGTTAGTAATGCGCCAGAGCCTGCTCCTTTGCCTGTGATCTCACAAAGTTTACCTGTTGCCAGCCAGTGGCGTGCCCCGGTGGGGGATGAAACTTTGTTTCGTTTTGTGCCTGCTGTGGACGGGGATTTGGTTGTTGTTGCGGGCACTCCGGATAAGTTGCAGGCGCTGGACGTGGCCAGCGGTAAAAACCGCTGGCAAATCAGAACTGAACAGCCTATTGCAGGCGGGGTTGGTCTGGGGGAGGGGGTTATTGCCGTCGGTTCCGTAAAAGGGGTGGTCTTAGCGTATGATCGTGCCGGCAAGTTCCTGTGGCGGGCTCAAGCCTCCAGTGAAGTGATGGCTCCTCCTGCTGTGGGTAAGGGAATCGTTGTGGTGAAAACCGGCGATGGCCGTGTGAGTGCCTATTCGGCAGCAGACGGAAAGCAGCTCTGGCAATATCAGAAGCAGCTGCCTGCACTGATTTTACGTAATTACGCTGCGGTCACTATTTCCGGTAATGTGGTTTATGCTGGTTTATCAGGCGGGCGCTTAGTGGCGTTATCACTACAGGATGGCCGCGTGCTGTGGGATAGTCCTGTTGCGATCCCTCGCGGGGCAACCGAGCTTGAGCGGGTGACCGATGTGGTGGCGCCTCCGGTGGTTGATGGCCGTTTGGTCTGTGCGGTGGCTTATCAGGGGCGTGTTGCCTGCTTTGATGCTGCCAGTGGCAGTGCCGCGTGGACGCGGGAGCTGTCAAGCTGGTCGGGACTGGCAATGGATTATCGCTATGTTTATGTAGTCGATGCTGCAGGTAATGTAAACGCTTTTGAGCGTGAAAGTGGCCGCAGTGTATGGCGTCAGGATAAGCTGGCTGCACGTTCGGTGACTGCTCCTGCCGTGCTGGGTAAGTATCTGGTTGTAGCTGATTTTGCAGGCTACACCCACTTTTTAAATACAGAAGACGGCAGCTTTGTCGCGCAACTGGCTACAGATGGTGCGCGTATTGCGGTGAGTCCTTTAGTGGTCGGAGAGCATTTGCTGGTGCAAACGCTATCTGGCAATGTTTTTTCAATAGGCTTAAGCAAATAA
- the hflX gene encoding GTPase HflX: MFERHKGGDRAILVCLDFGELDYQDGVEEFVQLVESAGAQILATVEGKRSRPDRAYFAGTGKVQEIAEAVQIYEAELVIFNHQLSPSQERNLEKVLQCRVVDRTTLILDIFAQRARTAEGKLQVELAQLSHISTRLIRGWTHLERQKGGIGMRGPGESQLETDRRLLGGRVKRLKDQLATVQKQRATQRRSRERNRQFSVAIVGYTNAGKSSLFNALTKSKIYVADQLFATLDTTSRKLFLDPEHSIVLSDTVGFIRQLPHTLVAAFHATLEETIQADLLLHVVDINHPLRDMQIIEVNKVLSEIGAERIVQLIVNNKIDLRDIPPSVDHDEYGRICAVRLSATQGTGLNALRAALLEALSHPLKTAELTNESK; the protein is encoded by the coding sequence ATGTTTGAACGCCATAAGGGTGGAGACAGGGCCATCTTGGTTTGCCTGGATTTTGGTGAGCTGGATTATCAGGATGGTGTTGAAGAATTTGTTCAGCTGGTAGAAAGTGCAGGCGCTCAGATTCTTGCTACTGTTGAGGGAAAACGCAGCAGGCCGGATCGTGCTTATTTTGCTGGTACGGGCAAGGTGCAGGAAATTGCTGAGGCGGTGCAAATTTACGAAGCCGAGCTGGTTATTTTTAACCATCAGCTTTCACCTTCGCAAGAACGCAATTTAGAGAAAGTGTTACAGTGCCGGGTTGTTGATCGCACAACGTTGATTTTGGATATTTTTGCTCAGCGTGCACGTACGGCTGAAGGTAAATTGCAGGTGGAATTGGCGCAACTGTCGCATATTTCTACTCGCCTGATTCGCGGCTGGACTCACCTTGAAAGACAAAAAGGTGGGATCGGGATGCGCGGGCCGGGCGAATCGCAGCTTGAAACAGACCGCCGTCTGTTGGGGGGGCGGGTTAAGCGCTTGAAGGATCAGCTGGCTACCGTGCAAAAGCAGCGTGCTACTCAACGTCGCTCGCGCGAGCGCAACCGGCAGTTTAGTGTTGCAATTGTGGGCTATACCAATGCCGGTAAATCATCTTTATTTAATGCATTAACTAAATCGAAGATTTATGTTGCAGATCAATTGTTTGCGACATTAGATACAACATCGAGAAAGTTATTTCTTGATCCGGAACATTCGATTGTATTGTCCGATACGGTTGGTTTTATTCGCCAATTACCTCACACTTTAGTGGCTGCATTTCATGCCACTTTAGAAGAAACGATTCAGGCCGATTTACTTTTGCATGTGGTGGACATCAATCATCCATTGCGTGATATGCAGATTATTGAGGTGAATAAAGTATTAAGTGAGATTGGTGCGGAACGTATTGTGCAATTGATAGTCAATAATAAGATTGATCTGCGCGACATACCTCCGAGTGTTGATCACGACGAGTATGGTAGAATTTGCGCTGTGCGTTTGAGTGCTACCCAAGGGACAGGGCTCAATGCGCTTCGCGCCGCGCTGCTTGAGGCTTTAAGCCATCCACTAAAAACAGCTGAGTTAACTAATGAGTCAAAATGA
- the ispG gene encoding flavodoxin-dependent (E)-4-hydroxy-3-methylbut-2-enyl-diphosphate synthase, translating into MTTISIPRRKTRQVQVGNVWVGSDHPVVVQSMTNTDTADAAATTQQVYELWKAGSELVRITVNSPEAAAQVATIRASLDAMGCDVPLVGDFHFNGDRLLRDYPDCAQALAKYRINPGNVGKGSKRDEKYAFMIEQAVKYKKPVRIGVNWGSLDQSVVVKLMDANAKLDKPLPADAVMREALIVSALESADQAISWGLSPDQILLSCKVSHVQDLIAVYRSLAARCDYPLHLGLTEAGMGSKGIVASTAALSVLLQEGIGDTIRISLTPEPGGDRCTEIIVAQEILQTMGLRSFTPLVTACPGCGRTSSTVFQELASSIQSFLREQMPVWRLQYPGVADMTVAVMGCVVNGPGESKLADVGISLPGTGEIPVCPVYVDGEKTVTLKGDQISESFQAIVLDYVQTRYGEGGVKRQEVSPKVIALKVI; encoded by the coding sequence ATGACAACGATTTCAATTCCCCGCCGTAAAACACGCCAGGTTCAGGTCGGTAATGTCTGGGTTGGCAGTGATCATCCGGTTGTGGTGCAGTCCATGACCAATACTGATACGGCTGATGCTGCAGCAACGACACAGCAGGTGTATGAGTTGTGGAAAGCCGGTTCAGAATTAGTTCGTATTACTGTGAATAGCCCGGAGGCGGCTGCACAAGTAGCAACAATTCGTGCCAGTCTGGATGCGATGGGCTGTGACGTGCCTCTGGTCGGGGATTTTCATTTTAATGGTGATCGCCTGCTGCGTGATTATCCTGACTGTGCTCAGGCTCTGGCTAAATACCGGATCAACCCGGGTAATGTGGGTAAAGGCAGTAAACGTGATGAAAAATACGCGTTTATGATCGAGCAGGCGGTTAAGTATAAAAAGCCGGTTCGTATCGGGGTGAACTGGGGGTCTTTGGATCAATCTGTGGTTGTTAAATTGATGGATGCCAATGCAAAGCTGGATAAGCCATTGCCTGCAGATGCGGTGATGCGTGAGGCCTTGATTGTATCGGCGCTTGAGTCGGCTGATCAGGCGATAAGCTGGGGTTTAAGCCCGGATCAGATTTTACTGTCTTGTAAAGTGTCCCATGTGCAGGATCTGATCGCGGTTTACCGCTCGCTTGCTGCACGCTGTGATTATCCTTTGCATCTGGGGCTGACCGAAGCGGGAATGGGCTCAAAAGGCATTGTGGCTTCGACTGCGGCATTGTCTGTGCTCTTGCAAGAAGGAATTGGCGATACGATTCGTATTTCACTGACGCCCGAGCCAGGTGGTGATCGTTGTACCGAAATCATTGTGGCGCAGGAAATTTTGCAAACCATGGGGTTACGCTCGTTTACACCGCTTGTGACTGCGTGCCCGGGCTGTGGCCGTACTTCTTCTACCGTATTCCAAGAGTTAGCCTCCAGCATTCAGTCTTTCTTGCGCGAGCAAATGCCGGTTTGGCGCTTACAGTATCCGGGTGTGGCCGACATGACGGTGGCCGTGATGGGTTGTGTGGTAAATGGCCCGGGTGAATCCAAGCTGGCTGATGTGGGGATTTCTCTGCCGGGAACGGGAGAGATTCCCGTATGCCCTGTTTATGTAGACGGTGAAAAAACCGTTACCTTGAAAGGTGATCAGATTAGTGAGTCCTTTCAGGCGATTGTGCTGGATTATGTGCAGACCCGCTACGGCGAAGGTGGTGTGAAACGCCAGGAAGTAAGCCCCAAGGTTATTGCTCTCAAAGTAATTTAA
- the hflC gene encoding protease modulator HflC: MNRILSTLALVLLALFVFSASFFTVDQRQYAVVFQFSEAVRVIKNPGINFKVPLLQEVRYFDKRILTIDEETPARIQTIEKMNVKVDSFIKWKIIDVERYYKAVGVDQRKAVERLRNTVNNMLRDEFGKRTVQDVISGKRDEVMETVRKVADSDAARIGVQVIDVRIKRVELEDSTLNSVYERMQSERKAVANQMRAEGSAEAEKIKADADRQREVTLANAYNKAQQIKGEGDAKAAALYAEAYGRNPEFYAFYKSMDAYKQSFAKKSDVMVVDPSSEFFKYMKNPKAK, from the coding sequence ATGAATCGAATTCTTTCTACTTTAGCCTTGGTATTGCTGGCTTTGTTTGTTTTCTCTGCCTCATTTTTTACGGTAGATCAGCGTCAGTATGCTGTGGTGTTTCAGTTTTCTGAAGCAGTACGTGTTATTAAAAACCCGGGTATTAACTTTAAAGTGCCACTGTTGCAAGAAGTCCGCTACTTTGATAAACGCATTTTAACCATTGATGAAGAAACGCCTGCGCGTATCCAGACAATCGAAAAAATGAACGTAAAAGTAGATAGTTTTATCAAATGGAAGATTATTGATGTAGAGAGATACTACAAAGCAGTTGGTGTTGATCAGCGCAAGGCTGTTGAGCGTTTACGCAATACGGTAAACAATATGCTGCGCGATGAGTTCGGTAAGCGTACTGTGCAGGATGTGATTTCAGGTAAGCGTGATGAAGTCATGGAAACAGTGCGTAAGGTGGCTGATTCTGATGCTGCCCGGATTGGTGTGCAGGTCATTGATGTGCGTATCAAACGTGTTGAGCTTGAAGACAGCACGCTTAATTCGGTTTACGAGCGCATGCAATCTGAGCGTAAAGCTGTTGCAAACCAGATGCGTGCAGAAGGCTCTGCTGAGGCTGAAAAAATTAAAGCCGATGCAGATCGTCAGCGTGAAGTAACCCTGGCAAATGCTTACAATAAAGCTCAGCAGATCAAGGGTGAGGGCGATGCAAAAGCCGCTGCTCTTTATGCAGAAGCTTATGGCCGCAATCCGGAGTTTTATGCTTTTTATAAGAGTATGGATGCGTATAAGCAGAGTTTTGCGAAAAAGAGCGATGTGATGGTTGTGGATCCAAGTTCGGAATTCTTTAAATATATGAAAAACCCGAAAGCGAAGTGA
- the der gene encoding ribosome biogenesis GTPase Der produces the protein MKPTIALVGRPNVGKSTLFNRLTKSRDALVHDIPGLTRDRHYGHGLVGEKPYLVVDTGGFEPVVDEGIMFEMARQTLQAVDEADCIVFIVDGRNGITPQDKIIANRLRQSTCPVWVAVNKVEGMNAAVVCADFFELGLGHPVAISASHGEGVRLLFNEILEDFPEPEEEEDADHPKFAVIGRPNVGKSTLVNAILGEERVIAFDQPGTTRDSIYIEFDRNDRNYTIIDTAGVRKRGKVTDVIEKFSVIKTMQAVEDANVAVLVLDATQEVSDQDARIASFVLETGRALVVAINKWESADQFQKDMIKREISRKLGFLEFAKFHYISALQGQGVGELFASIDQAYAAAMIKIPTPKLIRGLEIALERQQPPIAGKIRPKMRYCHQGGTNPPVVIVHGNALEKVPDSYWRYLEHHFMKMFNLQGTPLRVQFKKNVNPFEHKKQVTGGKAMPMVHLKGAKPKKYGKR, from the coding sequence ATGAAACCTACAATTGCGCTGGTTGGTCGTCCCAATGTCGGAAAATCCACGCTTTTTAACCGACTGACTAAATCGCGCGACGCACTTGTTCACGATATTCCCGGCCTGACGCGTGACCGTCACTACGGGCACGGCTTGGTTGGCGAAAAGCCCTATCTTGTGGTGGACACGGGCGGTTTTGAGCCTGTGGTCGATGAAGGCATTATGTTTGAAATGGCAAGGCAAACCTTGCAGGCTGTTGATGAGGCGGATTGTATTGTTTTTATTGTGGATGGCCGTAACGGGATTACACCGCAAGATAAAATCATTGCTAACCGTTTACGTCAATCAACTTGCCCGGTTTGGGTCGCCGTTAACAAAGTTGAGGGGATGAATGCCGCAGTTGTCTGTGCGGACTTTTTTGAGCTGGGCCTTGGCCATCCTGTGGCGATTTCAGCGTCGCACGGTGAAGGCGTGCGCTTGTTGTTTAATGAAATTCTGGAAGACTTCCCGGAGCCGGAAGAAGAAGAAGACGCGGATCATCCTAAATTTGCCGTAATTGGTCGCCCCAATGTGGGTAAATCCACTTTGGTGAACGCGATTTTGGGAGAAGAGCGAGTCATTGCTTTTGATCAGCCAGGCACGACACGGGATTCGATATATATTGAGTTTGATCGCAATGACCGTAACTACACAATCATTGATACGGCAGGTGTGCGTAAGCGTGGTAAGGTTACCGATGTGATCGAGAAGTTTTCGGTCATTAAGACCATGCAGGCAGTTGAAGACGCTAATGTGGCAGTTTTGGTGCTGGATGCCACGCAGGAGGTCTCAGATCAGGATGCACGTATTGCCAGCTTTGTGTTGGAAACGGGTCGTGCGTTGGTTGTGGCGATTAATAAGTGGGAGTCTGCTGACCAGTTCCAGAAGGATATGATCAAGCGTGAAATTAGCCGTAAATTAGGTTTTTTGGAATTTGCAAAATTCCATTATATTTCTGCTTTGCAAGGGCAGGGCGTGGGGGAGTTATTTGCTTCTATTGATCAGGCCTATGCAGCCGCTATGATCAAAATTCCTACACCTAAACTGATTCGTGGTCTGGAAATTGCGCTCGAGCGTCAACAGCCACCGATTGCTGGTAAAATTCGTCCGAAAATGCGCTATTGCCATCAGGGTGGCACCAATCCGCCTGTAGTGATTGTTCACGGTAATGCCTTGGAAAAAGTGCCCGATTCTTATTGGCGTTATCTTGAGCATCACTTTATGAAGATGTTTAATTTGCAAGGTACACCTTTACGTGTTCAGTTTAAAAAGAACGTTAATCCTTTTGAGCATAAGAAGCAGGTGACGGGTGGAAAGGCGATGCCAATGGTTCATTTGAAGGGTGCTAAACCCAAAAAATATGGCAAACGCTGA
- a CDS encoding ATP phosphoribosyltransferase regulatory subunit, producing the protein MRNWILPEYISDVLPSEARQIEALRRKVLDLFTCYGYEQVSPPLIEYVESLFTQDDSALDLKTFKLVDELTGRQMGLRADITPQVARIDAHILNRQGVARLCYAGSVVNARPEGVLSTREPRQIGAEIYGCAGVAADVEAIELMFESLALAGLKSPRLDIGHIGLFHALANEAGLMGHRRAEVFSALQQKDLPTIRETTAEIAAELRAALLLLPSFYGGSEVLIRARAELPKLPGVTAALDSLDQLTAALELRGLVVHFDLAELRSSYYHTGLVFAAYAHGFTNAVARGGRYDSVGEKFGRSRPATGFSMDLREFSSLPFPSLRSGVLAPAGDDVALLAAIRALRSAGEIVMIDLGVFASEVSIDRELKWVDARWQVLPLTTAH; encoded by the coding sequence ATGCGCAACTGGATCCTACCCGAGTATATTTCCGATGTTTTACCCTCTGAAGCCCGCCAAATCGAAGCTTTACGACGTAAAGTACTTGATCTGTTCACCTGTTATGGTTACGAGCAGGTCTCGCCACCTTTGATTGAGTATGTGGAATCTTTATTCACGCAAGATGACAGTGCGCTTGATTTAAAGACTTTCAAGCTGGTGGATGAATTAACCGGCCGTCAGATGGGGTTGCGGGCAGATATCACGCCTCAGGTTGCCCGAATTGATGCACATATCTTAAATCGCCAGGGTGTAGCAAGGCTTTGCTATGCAGGATCAGTCGTGAATGCCCGGCCAGAAGGTGTGTTATCAACGCGTGAGCCTCGTCAGATTGGCGCAGAAATTTATGGTTGTGCCGGTGTGGCGGCGGATGTGGAGGCGATTGAGCTGATGTTCGAGAGTCTCGCTCTGGCGGGTTTAAAATCGCCTCGTTTAGATATTGGCCATATTGGTTTATTTCATGCGTTAGCAAATGAGGCGGGCCTTATGGGGCATCGCCGTGCAGAGGTTTTTTCTGCGCTGCAGCAGAAAGATTTGCCGACTATTCGTGAAACTACGGCAGAGATTGCTGCTGAGTTGCGAGCTGCATTATTGTTGTTGCCTTCATTTTATGGTGGTAGCGAAGTGCTGATCCGTGCTCGAGCCGAGTTACCCAAATTGCCAGGCGTAACCGCTGCACTGGATAGCCTGGATCAGCTGACCGCAGCCTTGGAATTACGTGGCCTTGTGGTGCATTTTGATTTGGCCGAGCTGCGCAGCAGTTATTATCATACCGGCCTGGTTTTTGCAGCTTATGCTCATGGGTTTACCAATGCAGTAGCAAGGGGGGGGCGTTATGACAGCGTGGGTGAAAAATTTGGTCGATCCCGCCCGGCAACCGGTTTTAGTATGGATTTACGTGAGTTTTCTTCTTTGCCTTTTCCGTCTTTACGGTCGGGCGTACTGGCCCCGGCGGGGGACGACGTGGCGCTATTGGCTGCAATCCGGGCATTACGCAGTGCTGGTGAAATTGTGATGATTGATTTGGGTGTATTTGCGTCCGAAGTAAGCATTGATCGTGAGCTCAAATGGGTTGACGCTCGCTGGCAGGTATTGCCACTGACCACTGCTCATTAG